TTTTGTGCCATCATTGTCATAATTTCACatcaaataacattaatgCTTTGACTCTCTACATTAATTATTGTTGCTTTTCTCTAAAAGttctaacaaaataaaacccaaTTCCTATGACATTACGCAATACATACTATGGGCTAAATTAACCTTTTGGATTCTAAAGCAAATGAAATGGTTATGGGCTCATTATCTTCATAAATTCACCTATAATAAAACAACCTAATctattaaaacaatttctattatataaCCATTTTCAGAAATCACGATAAAATGTATAAGgtttatataaagtttatatgtttgtgtttggagtgtagatttgttttgtttcaatttatagAATACATACCATAAATATCGACAGCTATTTGatacatctttttttatttttaaataatattttaaacatattttactttataaaattttttattcaataattctACCTAtctttgtttaaataaaatatggatgacattttttttttttgtctctttcctttttagtAAGGAACGACAATTAACCCACTACATTTTTTAGCACTAATATTGATagataaaatgtaaaataaaaggtaaatcaaaattctaattcTTCTCCataaatttcatcatttttctttttctttttcttttatttttattttttctcttttgtaatttcttttaattaaatttctctcgTCATTTTAACGGTCAATTAAATGCTACCAcatcttttttaatagtttcaaCTCCTCTCGATTTGAAAACccataaaatatgaaatagtTAAGAAATAAACATGTTATTTTTCTACAACTTTTGAGAaggaattaaatatttttaaaatagagttctaaaatataataaactaagAAAAGTGTAAGATTGAAAGAAGTATGTAAGCCTAAAAATTGGTAGAAttagaatgattttttttttctgtttaagATTATACAATTCAATCTATAGGGCTaggatttattttattcaacaCACTTTCATTGAGTCAAATTacactaataaacaaaatctctattattataattataaaaaaaaaactatacaaataataataatataaaaaaagaaaagaaataaagttgACAAAACTAGAAAAGATAATCATGAGATTAGatactttttttaagtatactaATCAATTGATAAAAGATAATGACCACTCAAAGTTAGgttcattttcaaacatacaaaagaagaagaagaaaaaacaatattaccacatattatcatttattaatataatttcacaaataagattgtgttatatttatatacataagtTGTATTACTTCAAATAGAGAGACAGAAgttgaataaataaaacaaaagagatagtCAATAAGGGTAATCTTTATTTGTCCCAAAATATAAGTTTGGAAAACAACAGTGTGAATTTGTGATACAATAAATCTGACCTAAAATTTGTGTTCTTTAACTAGataataaagttattttaGTAAATCTCAACCGCTACATACATATACACTAATAATAGTagtgaaaaatcaaaacaataacataaaagaatatatattaacaaaacaagTACAAAGAAGACAGTAGGTTGTTTCATTCACTGATCTCCAACACTAAACGAAAGATGGAACATGAACAGTGAGCACTCTCCAACCAGGagcaaaattagtttaatcCACAAAACCGCTAAACTTAGAAAAGTCGCTACCCACATGATTGACATTATATTAACATGaacaacacaaacacaaactattataaccaTATACTATTCCACCAAAAACACTAATAACTTATGgattattttgaactttttttttgggtagattgtgcaattttttcaaatattctcaAATCTCataccaaattttatatatttttaattttttaaaaataaattcagctatttttttacaaaatatcatatcaaAATCTGCATAGTTTATTAATCtttaaatggtttttttagacaaaaacaagaattagATATATTATTTGGCAAAATAACTCATTACAAGAATATTGATGTAATCTCTTGAAATGCACCCGAAAATCCAAAGCACAGTTgttggaaaattaaaacttttcaatGAAACGATCTCACCCTAAATAGACCATTTAATgctagtttttaaaaattaaccttttttaATGACACgatcttgtgtaaatggaCCGTTTaatgttgattttataaaacaaaaacttaagcATGTTAGTTTTGAGAATTTTTCATACATAGATTTGTTCGGatgttaattaaaaagaatacaaatcTTAGTACTTAGGCTTAACGAGTGATTGAAATTGATACAGAAAGAAGTAAGAATTGTGATGAAATTATTAGTGGGTAGAATACTTGCACATTTTTGTCCCCAAAATTTGGGTCAAATCTCGAAcccataaaaatttaatacctTAAAACGATGTGAATTTATTTGGTCATCAACTAAGTTTTAatacatttcatttcaattgaTTTGATCGGTTTCTGTAATGTTGTCTATTCAAACACAACGcattaaatatttatcaattttaaaattcaaagttaccaaaatatttaaactttgatgaCGATGAATTGAATCAATCGATACCCCTAAACTCTCACTCACAAAATTAATGACATATCATGAAGATTATGGAGGGGCGAGAGAAAAATTCACTAACACGATTTGGAATTTCCTCACTTTCCAACATTAattgaagtgaagaaaaagaagaagaagaagatggaggaAGAATCACATTGATTACAACAACTCAAAAGCTTCCATCAATGCataaagaaaatcataatgaGGTATTACAtccatttccttttctaatttctacTTTTGAAAACCCGTACAAGATGTAGTAATGATCGGAAAATTAGGGCAAATCCACTAAACTTTAGAATCGATTTCAAAAACCTGTTACGAATTCTGAAGAATCCAACGAGGAGTTTTCGCCGACAGATTCTTCTCCATCGCCGATTTCAAATTCCTGAAACAAATCAGTGGATTGTGGATTGATTTCACAAGATGAATCGAGAAATAAGCTTTGAAGATTCTAGATCAGAACGTACCGGAAATTGTGCATCGGTGAAAATCTTTTCTCGTTCTTTCTCTCTGAGACTTCGAATCGGAGAAATCCTCtgatttaaatcataaaaagaaatatcagcAAATGAAACACGAATCAAAACTTCAAActaaccaaagaaaaaaaaaacgtttagCAATTTTACCATACAGTACGATCTAAGTTCCTTCAATCTAAATAACCTATCGACTTCCATTTCCAGATCTCTCTGTTCCTGACTTCTCTGTAACAGTTCCTTCATCCGTAACTCCAAAACCAAATCCCTCTCTCTCAACATCTTCTCCGTTCGTTCACCGTCCAATCTCAATCTCTCCATTTTCCTCTTAACCGCATTCAGTTCATCCGCCAGAGACAAATCACATGACTCAATACTCACCGTTGTTGGCGGCGGATGATTTTCCTTATTGGCGTCGCCGGAGAGGGAGATCTGGATGATTTCCGGCTTGGATTTGATGATTTTGGCAACGGAAGGGACAGGATTTGGCAGAGAATTCTTTGGCTGGAGTGGGCGGCGGCCAGACTTGAGAGGAAGATCTCGAGGAGGGGGTAAGGGATGGTGGAGAGTTTGCATATTGGTGTGAAGTGGAGATGGAGAAATTGGTTTGAAAGTGAAGAAATGGAAtcatagaaaaagagaagaatggaaaaaaaaggggttttttctttcctgaaggatttggaattttgtgtttttagggtttgaatttgaatgtatataGGCGCCAACGGCTACTTTGTTTAATAATAACTTATCTTTGTTTGGATTACTTTACTTAAGTTTTAACTTAGACAAAGACAAAGACAAAGACAAAGAGTGCCATCTATTCGGATTGGGGTCGG
This is a stretch of genomic DNA from Cucumis sativus cultivar 9930 chromosome 4, Cucumber_9930_V3, whole genome shotgun sequence. It encodes these proteins:
- the LOC101211904 gene encoding high mobility group B protein 6; its protein translation is MQTLHHPLPPPRDLPLKSGRRPLQPKNSLPNPVPSVAKIIKSKPEIIQISLSGDANKENHPPPTTVSIESCDLSLADELNAVKRKMERLRLDGERTEKMLRERDLVLELRMKELLQRSQEQRDLEMEVDRLFRLKELRSYCMRISPIRSLREKEREKIFTDAQFPEFEIGDGEESVGENSSLDSSEFVTGF